The following coding sequences lie in one Xylocopa sonorina isolate GNS202 chromosome 15, iyXylSono1_principal, whole genome shotgun sequence genomic window:
- the Daam gene encoding disheveled-associated activator of morphogenesis-like protein isoform X2: MDTVLEKMGKLNLRIPSCPVKSPQPLKEFVGRCQTMPSRVKKSFCGCLQDDEPPEITYCVVEHTGTLTLQAMTPTLPMPAEEELNKMFLELVDELDLTQANRQAVLALPANKKWQIYCSRKGNGTLENGGLRTTDLSGDPEDYINRLRTIASSPFPEEGEEVSNQMRQTEALKTALRTQPHSFVLRFIELDGLNALLQVLGTMDAEAANSNLHTSVIGCLKALMNNSNGRAHVLAHPTAINTISQSLATENIKTKISVLEILGAVCLVPGGHRKVLEAMLHFQQYHSERTRFQSIINDLDKNFGIYKDNLSLKTAIMSFINAVLNYGPGQVTLEFRLHLRYELLMLGIQPIIEKLRKYENETLDRHLDFFEMVRNEDEKELARKFEKEHVDTKSATAMFDLLRRKLSHTAAYPHLLSLLEHCLLLPLDYGSHPQHWLLFDRIVQQIVLQSEGNDTGTIRNPDVAPIEINVKEIVHLLAKEEELVAARKKAEELERENSDMSTRLAKKEQELDLRTQEKEDIEASLARVKERLEKETSMHIETKQRISELQDNLETLSRQINNEKSERKRLEQLVASGSLPDDAKATIKIVEDDVLEKVEAKPMPPPPPPPPLAPPPPPCLMPAAPPPMKMEIIKNVPQPSNPLKSFNWSKIPEQKLQGTIWSELDDTKLYNVMDLESIDKIFCAYQKNGVSTEGSIEDLRTLGKNKKTMSVIDSRRAQNCTILLSKLKMSDNEITRTILSMDQQNILHIDMVEQLLKYIPSSEEAALLDMHQKELQNRADCFLYQISKVPHYEQRLRSLHYKKKFAASIAELTPRMRAVLEASRQVARSRRLRKLLELVLALGNYVNRGNARGNACGFRLASLNRLVDTKSSCSKGTTLLHYLVQILESRFREVLDIEEDMPHVRTAARVSMADLQKEVANLKNGLQDVQREIEFHRGQSQVLQGDMFLPAMRDFQAQATCRLAEAEDLFQDMKTRFDRAVRLFGEDSAGVQPDEFFGIFENFLQALAEARQDVENMRKKIEEEERRAKQEQELRKRTMERKNSREGILNSISLSKKNEANSNGQNDNKGEFDDLISALRTGDVFGEDIAKFKRSKRRPVTPSGQESRRHSAHREDSRERH; encoded by the exons ATGGACACCGTGCTCGAGAAGATGGGCAAGCTGAATTTG AGGATTCCGAGCTGTCCAGTGAAGAGTCCACAACCCTTGAAGGAGTTCGTGGGCCGCTGCCAGACGATGCCATCGCGAGTGAAGAAGTCCTTCTGCGGTTGCCTTCAG GATGACGAGCCACCGGAAATCACGTATTGCGTTGTGGAGCACACGGGTACGCTCACGCTTCAAGCGATGACGCCCACCCTGCCGATGCCAGCCGAGGAGGAGCTGAACAAGATGTTCCTTGAATTGGTCGACGAGCTGGACCTGACCCAGGCCAACCGTCAGGCAGTTCTGGCGCTTCCTGCGAACAAAAAGTGGCAGATATACTGCTCTAGGAAAGGCAACGGCACGTTGGAGAACGGTGGCCTGCGGACCACCGACTTGAGCGGCGACCCGGAGGATTATATCAATAGACTGAGGACAATAGCGAGT AGTCCTTTTCCTGAGGAGGGTGAAGAAGTGTCGAACCAAATGCGGCAGACGGAAGCCCTGAAGACTGCTCTGAGGACGCAGCCGCATAGTTTCGTGCTTAGGTTTATAGAGCTGGACGGTCTCAATGCTTTGCTGCAGGTCCTTGGAACAATGGACGCGGAAGCGGCCAACAGCAATCTGCACACGAGCGTGATAGGATGCTTGAAGGCGTTGATGAACAATTCG AATGGAAGAGCACACGTGTTGGCGCACCCGACTGCCATCAACACGATATCCCAGTCGCTGGCGACTGAGAACATCAAGACGAAGATCTCCGTTCTGGAGATCCTGGGCGCCGTCTGCTTGGTACCAGGCGGCCATCGAAAGGTCCTCGAGGCCATGCTGCACTTCCAGCAGTACCATTCCGAACGAACGCGATTCCAAAGTATAATAAACGATCTGGACAAGAATTTCGGCATCTACAAGGACAATCTGTCCCTGAAGACGGCGATCATGTCGTTTATCAACGCCGTGCTGAACTACGGACCCGGCCAGGTGACGCTCGAGTTCAGACTGCACCTGAGATACGAGCTGCTGATGCTTGGTATACAACCGATCATCGAGAAGCTCAGAAAATACGAGAACGAGACGCTGGACAGGCATCTGGATTTCTTCGAGATGGTGCGGAACGAGGACGAGAAGGAGCTGGCGAGGAAGTTCGAGAAGGAACACGTCGATACGAAGAGCGCCACTGCGATGTTCGACTTGTTGAGGAGGAAACTCAGCCACACTGCCGCTTATCCTCATCTACTGAGCTTGCTGGAGCATTGCCTTTTATTGCCAC TCGACTACGGTTCCCACCCTCAACACTGGTTGCTGTTCGATCGGATCGTGCAGCAGATCGTTCTCCAGTCGGAAGGAAACGACACGGGCACCATAAGGAATCCAGACGTGGCGCCGATCGAGATCAACGTGAAGGAAATTGTCCACCTGCTCGCAAAGGAAGAGGAACTGGTCGCGGCCAGGAAGAAGGCGGAGGAGTTGGAGCGAGAGAATTCCGACATGTCGACCAGATTGGCCAAGAAGGAACAAGAGTTGGATCTAAGGACGCAGGAGAAA GAAGACATCGAGGCGAGCCTGGCGAGGGTGAAGGAACGCCTCGAGAAGGAGACGTCCATGCACATAGAGACCAAGCAGAGGATTTCAGAGTTACAAGACAATCTCGAGACGCTGTCGCGGCAGATAAACAACGAGAAATCGGAGAGAAAACGCCTGGAACAATTGGTGGCCTCTGGAAGTTTGCCTGATGACGCGAAAGCGACGATTAAGATCGTCGAGGACGACGTTCTGGAAAAAGTCGAGGCGAAGCCGATGCCACCGCCGCCtccgcctccacccttggcacCACCGCCTCCACCTTGCTTGATGCCCGCGGCTCCTCCTCCAATGAAG ATGGAGATAATCAAGAACGTTCCTCAACCAAGTAATCCCTTGAAGTCCTTCAATTGGTCGAAGATCCCAGAGCAAAAGCTGCAGGGGACTATATGGTCAGAGCTCGACGACACGAAGCTCTACAACGTCATGGATCTGGAGTCCATCGATAAGATCTTCTGCGCTTATCAGAAGAACGGCGTGTCCACGGAGGGTTCGATCGAGGACCTGAGGACACTGGGGAAGAACAAGAAAACTATGTCAGTGATCGATTCAAGAAGAGCTCAGAACTGTACAATCCTGTTGTCGAAATTGAAAATGTCCGACAACGAGATCACCAGAACAATCCTCTCGATGGACCAACAGAACATTCTGCACATAGACATGGTCGAGCAATTGCTGAAGTACATCCCATCGTCTGAGGAAGCTGCATTACTGGACATGCATCAGAAGGAGCTTCAGAACAGGGCTGACTGTTTCTTGTACCAAATATCCAA AGTGCCGCACTACGAGCAGAGACTGCGGTCTCTTCACTACAAAAAGAAGTTCGCCGCGAGCATCGCGGAGTTGACGCCAAGAATGCGCGCGGTTCTCGAAGCCAGTCGACAGGTCGCCAGGTCCCGTCGACTCAGAAAGCTCCTGGAGTTGGTCCTAGCCCTGGGGAACTATGTGAATCGCGGAAACGCGCGTGGGAACGCCTGTGGCTTCCGTTTGGCGTCTCTGAACCGTCTAGTCGACACGAAGTCCTCCTGTTCCAAAGGCACAACTCTGTTGCATTATCTGGTACAGATTTTAGAGTCTAGGTTTAGAGAAGTGTTGGACATCGAGGAGGACATGCCTCACGTTCGAACCGCGGCTAGAGTCAGCATGGCTGACCTGCAAAAGGAAGTGGCTAACTTGAAGAATGGCCTTCAGGATGTTCAGAGGGAAATAG AATTCCATCGTGGTCAATCTCAGGTGCTTCAGGGAGACATGTTCTTGCCAGCAATGAGAGATTTCCAGGCGCAAGCTACGTGTAGGCTAGCGGAAGCGGAGGACTTGTTCCAAGACATGAAGACAAGA TTCGACAGAGCGGTGCGACTGTTTGGCGAGGATTCAGCAGGCGTGCAACCGGACGAGTTCTTCGGGATCTTCGAGAACTTCCTGCAGGCGTTGGCTGAAGCCAGACAGGACGTGGAGAATATGAGGAAGAAGATCGAGGAGGAAGAACGCAGGGCAAAACAAGAACAAGAA CTTCGAAAGAGGACGATGGAGAGAAAGAACTCTCGCGAGGGAATATTGAACAGTATCTCGCTGAGTAAGAAGAACGAGGCGAACAGCAACGGACAGAACGATAACAAGGGTGAATTCGATGACCTGATATCGGCTCTTCGAACTGGAGACGTCTTTGGGGAGGACATCGCGAAGTTTAAGAGGTCGAAGCGTCGTCCTGTGACGCCAAGCGGTCAGGAATCCCGTAGACACAGCGCGCACAGGGAAGACTCCAGGGAACGACATTAG
- the Daam gene encoding disheveled-associated activator of morphogenesis-like protein isoform X1, giving the protein MAANDQHDEIESCPEPGQDSLKSRFFARIPSCPVKSPQPLKEFVGRCQTMPSRVKKSFCGCLQDDEPPEITYCVVEHTGTLTLQAMTPTLPMPAEEELNKMFLELVDELDLTQANRQAVLALPANKKWQIYCSRKGNGTLENGGLRTTDLSGDPEDYINRLRTIASSPFPEEGEEVSNQMRQTEALKTALRTQPHSFVLRFIELDGLNALLQVLGTMDAEAANSNLHTSVIGCLKALMNNSNGRAHVLAHPTAINTISQSLATENIKTKISVLEILGAVCLVPGGHRKVLEAMLHFQQYHSERTRFQSIINDLDKNFGIYKDNLSLKTAIMSFINAVLNYGPGQVTLEFRLHLRYELLMLGIQPIIEKLRKYENETLDRHLDFFEMVRNEDEKELARKFEKEHVDTKSATAMFDLLRRKLSHTAAYPHLLSLLEHCLLLPLDYGSHPQHWLLFDRIVQQIVLQSEGNDTGTIRNPDVAPIEINVKEIVHLLAKEEELVAARKKAEELERENSDMSTRLAKKEQELDLRTQEKEDIEASLARVKERLEKETSMHIETKQRISELQDNLETLSRQINNEKSERKRLEQLVASGSLPDDAKATIKIVEDDVLEKVEAKPMPPPPPPPPLAPPPPPCLMPAAPPPMKMEIIKNVPQPSNPLKSFNWSKIPEQKLQGTIWSELDDTKLYNVMDLESIDKIFCAYQKNGVSTEGSIEDLRTLGKNKKTMSVIDSRRAQNCTILLSKLKMSDNEITRTILSMDQQNILHIDMVEQLLKYIPSSEEAALLDMHQKELQNRADCFLYQISKVPHYEQRLRSLHYKKKFAASIAELTPRMRAVLEASRQVARSRRLRKLLELVLALGNYVNRGNARGNACGFRLASLNRLVDTKSSCSKGTTLLHYLVQILESRFREVLDIEEDMPHVRTAARVSMADLQKEVANLKNGLQDVQREIEFHRGQSQVLQGDMFLPAMRDFQAQATCRLAEAEDLFQDMKTRFDRAVRLFGEDSAGVQPDEFFGIFENFLQALAEARQDVENMRKKIEEEERRAKQEQELRKRTMERKNSREGILNSISLSKKNEANSNGQNDNKGEFDDLISALRTGDVFGEDIAKFKRSKRRPVTPSGQESRRHSAHREDSRERH; this is encoded by the exons ATGGCCGCCAACGATCAGCACGACGAGATCGAGTCCTGTCCTGAACCAGGACAGGACAGTCTCAAGTCGAGATTCTTCGCT AGGATTCCGAGCTGTCCAGTGAAGAGTCCACAACCCTTGAAGGAGTTCGTGGGCCGCTGCCAGACGATGCCATCGCGAGTGAAGAAGTCCTTCTGCGGTTGCCTTCAG GATGACGAGCCACCGGAAATCACGTATTGCGTTGTGGAGCACACGGGTACGCTCACGCTTCAAGCGATGACGCCCACCCTGCCGATGCCAGCCGAGGAGGAGCTGAACAAGATGTTCCTTGAATTGGTCGACGAGCTGGACCTGACCCAGGCCAACCGTCAGGCAGTTCTGGCGCTTCCTGCGAACAAAAAGTGGCAGATATACTGCTCTAGGAAAGGCAACGGCACGTTGGAGAACGGTGGCCTGCGGACCACCGACTTGAGCGGCGACCCGGAGGATTATATCAATAGACTGAGGACAATAGCGAGT AGTCCTTTTCCTGAGGAGGGTGAAGAAGTGTCGAACCAAATGCGGCAGACGGAAGCCCTGAAGACTGCTCTGAGGACGCAGCCGCATAGTTTCGTGCTTAGGTTTATAGAGCTGGACGGTCTCAATGCTTTGCTGCAGGTCCTTGGAACAATGGACGCGGAAGCGGCCAACAGCAATCTGCACACGAGCGTGATAGGATGCTTGAAGGCGTTGATGAACAATTCG AATGGAAGAGCACACGTGTTGGCGCACCCGACTGCCATCAACACGATATCCCAGTCGCTGGCGACTGAGAACATCAAGACGAAGATCTCCGTTCTGGAGATCCTGGGCGCCGTCTGCTTGGTACCAGGCGGCCATCGAAAGGTCCTCGAGGCCATGCTGCACTTCCAGCAGTACCATTCCGAACGAACGCGATTCCAAAGTATAATAAACGATCTGGACAAGAATTTCGGCATCTACAAGGACAATCTGTCCCTGAAGACGGCGATCATGTCGTTTATCAACGCCGTGCTGAACTACGGACCCGGCCAGGTGACGCTCGAGTTCAGACTGCACCTGAGATACGAGCTGCTGATGCTTGGTATACAACCGATCATCGAGAAGCTCAGAAAATACGAGAACGAGACGCTGGACAGGCATCTGGATTTCTTCGAGATGGTGCGGAACGAGGACGAGAAGGAGCTGGCGAGGAAGTTCGAGAAGGAACACGTCGATACGAAGAGCGCCACTGCGATGTTCGACTTGTTGAGGAGGAAACTCAGCCACACTGCCGCTTATCCTCATCTACTGAGCTTGCTGGAGCATTGCCTTTTATTGCCAC TCGACTACGGTTCCCACCCTCAACACTGGTTGCTGTTCGATCGGATCGTGCAGCAGATCGTTCTCCAGTCGGAAGGAAACGACACGGGCACCATAAGGAATCCAGACGTGGCGCCGATCGAGATCAACGTGAAGGAAATTGTCCACCTGCTCGCAAAGGAAGAGGAACTGGTCGCGGCCAGGAAGAAGGCGGAGGAGTTGGAGCGAGAGAATTCCGACATGTCGACCAGATTGGCCAAGAAGGAACAAGAGTTGGATCTAAGGACGCAGGAGAAA GAAGACATCGAGGCGAGCCTGGCGAGGGTGAAGGAACGCCTCGAGAAGGAGACGTCCATGCACATAGAGACCAAGCAGAGGATTTCAGAGTTACAAGACAATCTCGAGACGCTGTCGCGGCAGATAAACAACGAGAAATCGGAGAGAAAACGCCTGGAACAATTGGTGGCCTCTGGAAGTTTGCCTGATGACGCGAAAGCGACGATTAAGATCGTCGAGGACGACGTTCTGGAAAAAGTCGAGGCGAAGCCGATGCCACCGCCGCCtccgcctccacccttggcacCACCGCCTCCACCTTGCTTGATGCCCGCGGCTCCTCCTCCAATGAAG ATGGAGATAATCAAGAACGTTCCTCAACCAAGTAATCCCTTGAAGTCCTTCAATTGGTCGAAGATCCCAGAGCAAAAGCTGCAGGGGACTATATGGTCAGAGCTCGACGACACGAAGCTCTACAACGTCATGGATCTGGAGTCCATCGATAAGATCTTCTGCGCTTATCAGAAGAACGGCGTGTCCACGGAGGGTTCGATCGAGGACCTGAGGACACTGGGGAAGAACAAGAAAACTATGTCAGTGATCGATTCAAGAAGAGCTCAGAACTGTACAATCCTGTTGTCGAAATTGAAAATGTCCGACAACGAGATCACCAGAACAATCCTCTCGATGGACCAACAGAACATTCTGCACATAGACATGGTCGAGCAATTGCTGAAGTACATCCCATCGTCTGAGGAAGCTGCATTACTGGACATGCATCAGAAGGAGCTTCAGAACAGGGCTGACTGTTTCTTGTACCAAATATCCAA AGTGCCGCACTACGAGCAGAGACTGCGGTCTCTTCACTACAAAAAGAAGTTCGCCGCGAGCATCGCGGAGTTGACGCCAAGAATGCGCGCGGTTCTCGAAGCCAGTCGACAGGTCGCCAGGTCCCGTCGACTCAGAAAGCTCCTGGAGTTGGTCCTAGCCCTGGGGAACTATGTGAATCGCGGAAACGCGCGTGGGAACGCCTGTGGCTTCCGTTTGGCGTCTCTGAACCGTCTAGTCGACACGAAGTCCTCCTGTTCCAAAGGCACAACTCTGTTGCATTATCTGGTACAGATTTTAGAGTCTAGGTTTAGAGAAGTGTTGGACATCGAGGAGGACATGCCTCACGTTCGAACCGCGGCTAGAGTCAGCATGGCTGACCTGCAAAAGGAAGTGGCTAACTTGAAGAATGGCCTTCAGGATGTTCAGAGGGAAATAG AATTCCATCGTGGTCAATCTCAGGTGCTTCAGGGAGACATGTTCTTGCCAGCAATGAGAGATTTCCAGGCGCAAGCTACGTGTAGGCTAGCGGAAGCGGAGGACTTGTTCCAAGACATGAAGACAAGA TTCGACAGAGCGGTGCGACTGTTTGGCGAGGATTCAGCAGGCGTGCAACCGGACGAGTTCTTCGGGATCTTCGAGAACTTCCTGCAGGCGTTGGCTGAAGCCAGACAGGACGTGGAGAATATGAGGAAGAAGATCGAGGAGGAAGAACGCAGGGCAAAACAAGAACAAGAA CTTCGAAAGAGGACGATGGAGAGAAAGAACTCTCGCGAGGGAATATTGAACAGTATCTCGCTGAGTAAGAAGAACGAGGCGAACAGCAACGGACAGAACGATAACAAGGGTGAATTCGATGACCTGATATCGGCTCTTCGAACTGGAGACGTCTTTGGGGAGGACATCGCGAAGTTTAAGAGGTCGAAGCGTCGTCCTGTGACGCCAAGCGGTCAGGAATCCCGTAGACACAGCGCGCACAGGGAAGACTCCAGGGAACGACATTAG